From the Sporocytophaga myxococcoides DSM 11118 genome, one window contains:
- a CDS encoding endonuclease/exonuclease/phosphatase family protein has protein sequence MKWVGTVFFLLSFFYFITLFRINRVNKTSESNCDFTVLSYNVSGYNIAHELGFKENLERVISGKNTDFVCLQEFFPEKGGPFLETLYPYQVVSAKKNVVGVTIFSKYPIIRSGLVFEGRSDFNKGIYADVLLKGNVLRIVSVHFESNNLKKGNPFFPFKKVLRNAFWLKETSEIRSTQVKKLNTFIDSTSIPLIVAGDFNETPYSFVYQNMKDKLNNAFEEKGNGFGFTFLPNKAFLRIDHQFFEPQKLSIKNFKTFDTIRISDHVPILGCYSFSE, from the coding sequence ATGAAATGGGTTGGAACGGTATTTTTTCTGCTTTCATTTTTTTATTTTATTACCCTTTTTAGAATAAACAGAGTAAATAAAACCTCAGAATCAAATTGTGACTTTACCGTCCTTTCATATAATGTCAGCGGATATAATATTGCTCATGAACTGGGATTCAAAGAAAATCTGGAAAGAGTGATCTCCGGAAAAAATACTGACTTTGTCTGTCTGCAGGAGTTTTTCCCAGAAAAGGGTGGCCCTTTCCTGGAAACATTATATCCATACCAGGTTGTGTCGGCTAAAAAGAACGTAGTTGGAGTTACAATCTTCTCTAAGTACCCGATCATTCGAAGTGGACTTGTATTTGAAGGGAGAAGCGACTTTAACAAGGGAATTTATGCTGATGTACTGTTAAAAGGTAATGTGCTAAGGATTGTAAGTGTTCATTTTGAATCTAACAATCTGAAAAAAGGAAATCCTTTCTTCCCGTTTAAAAAGGTTTTGAGAAATGCCTTTTGGTTAAAAGAAACAAGTGAAATCAGGAGTACTCAGGTAAAAAAACTAAACACTTTTATTGATTCTACTTCTATTCCATTGATTGTAGCAGGTGACTTCAATGAAACTCCTTATAGTTTTGTCTATCAGAATATGAAGGATAAACTCAATAACGCTTTTGAGGAAAAAGGAAATGGCTTTGGATTTACATTTTTACCCAATAAAGCATTTTTAAGAATTGATCATCAGTTTTTCGAGCCTCAGAAGTTATCGATAAAAAATTTCAAAACATTCGACACCATACGTATTTCTGACCATGTGCCGATTCTAGGATGTTACAGCTTCTCTGAATAG
- a CDS encoding T9SS type A sorting domain-containing protein, whose product MNKRLFLLQILLFLIWTQQFVLAQNANNWKNVAIGAGGFVSSIITSKTEANLVYARTDVGGAYRWDAVKNVWIPLTDWVSDSETGYLGVEALAIDPQDSKKVYMLVGIDYFNGGKTAILRSSDYGNTFTVTEVTSQFKAHGNGMGRQNGEKLVVDPNLSTLLFCGTRRNGLFKSTNSGAAWSKVSGLNVSSTPNDNGISFVLIDPASGTKGSASKIIFAGISQTGTNLYVSKDGGATFNAISGGPTNFMPQRAVLAADGNLFITYGNGAGPHGHWSLPEPMDNGAIWKYNTKTGTWTNVTPSGYARAFGGICVDPNNSNRLVASTINTYMQQNSAWGDRIFLSTNGGTSWTDIFSKGLTLDQNDCPWIADQAIHWAGSIEFDPFNTAKVWVTSGNGVFKTEDINASKTTWKFMQKGLEETVPLDMVSIPGGPLVSAIGDYDGFVHTDIIKYYSRHTPTTGTTTGIAFASKKTSTMLRVGNDMYYSTNQGASWTKCNKNGLSGVKGSVAISSDGKVFLACPENSSTTYRSTDNGNSWTACSGLNISGAFPVADAENANKFYAFNESNGAILVSTDGGISFSTSGNAGSGGARVIRTTPGKEGHLWVPLWNGLARSTNSGQSFTKVNSVTYCGAVGLGKEAPGKSYPTLYIWGTINNVIGIYRSIDEGANWVRVNDNEHEFGGPGNAKMVQGDMNVYGRVYMSTAGRGIVYAETGTPDCAGVVGGSAYLDNCSTCVGGTTGKQPCMADCNGDFGGTAFKDNCDVCVGGKTGKTACVKDCNGVFGGTAFNDNCNICVGGNTGKVACVKDCHGEYGGKAYLDNCQTCVGGSTGMTACSKDCNGDWGGTAALDVCNVCAGGKTGKVPAVNQSECTITSIDNTQSDEMVSIYPNPFNADFTIASEGQFNYSIINYTGNIVSAGIAEGQLVLGAELSAGMYLVKVEKGGKTSISKIVKY is encoded by the coding sequence ATGAATAAAAGACTATTCTTATTACAAATTTTACTTTTTTTAATTTGGACTCAACAGTTCGTATTAGCACAAAATGCCAATAACTGGAAAAATGTAGCAATAGGAGCAGGTGGGTTTGTCTCCAGTATCATTACAAGTAAGACCGAAGCTAATTTAGTTTATGCAAGAACGGATGTGGGTGGTGCTTACAGATGGGATGCAGTTAAGAATGTATGGATTCCTCTTACAGACTGGGTTTCTGACAGTGAAACAGGATATCTTGGAGTAGAGGCCTTAGCAATAGATCCCCAGGACTCGAAGAAAGTTTATATGCTGGTTGGGATAGACTATTTCAACGGAGGAAAAACAGCTATCCTTCGTTCCAGCGACTACGGAAATACTTTTACAGTAACAGAAGTAACATCTCAATTCAAAGCACATGGCAATGGAATGGGACGTCAGAATGGTGAAAAGCTGGTTGTAGATCCTAATTTGAGTACTTTACTTTTTTGTGGAACCAGAAGAAATGGACTTTTTAAAAGCACTAATTCAGGCGCTGCCTGGAGCAAAGTAAGTGGTTTAAATGTTTCCAGCACTCCTAATGATAATGGTATCAGCTTCGTATTGATTGATCCAGCAAGTGGAACTAAAGGCAGTGCTTCAAAGATAATATTTGCGGGCATTTCACAGACAGGGACTAACCTATATGTAAGTAAAGATGGAGGGGCTACTTTCAATGCTATTTCTGGTGGTCCTACCAACTTTATGCCTCAAAGAGCAGTACTTGCTGCTGATGGAAACCTTTTCATTACTTATGGCAATGGAGCAGGTCCGCATGGACACTGGAGTCTACCGGAGCCTATGGATAATGGAGCGATCTGGAAATACAATACTAAAACAGGAACATGGACCAATGTAACACCTTCCGGTTATGCAAGAGCTTTCGGAGGAATTTGTGTTGACCCAAATAACTCAAACAGGCTTGTTGCATCAACGATAAATACCTACATGCAACAAAATAGCGCATGGGGTGACAGAATATTCCTGAGTACAAATGGTGGAACTTCATGGACTGACATCTTTTCAAAAGGGCTTACGCTAGATCAAAACGATTGTCCCTGGATTGCTGATCAGGCCATACATTGGGCAGGTTCAATTGAATTTGATCCCTTTAATACTGCAAAAGTCTGGGTGACTTCCGGAAATGGTGTTTTTAAGACGGAAGATATTAACGCTTCAAAGACTACATGGAAATTCATGCAAAAAGGCCTTGAGGAAACAGTACCACTTGACATGGTGAGTATTCCAGGAGGACCTTTAGTTTCAGCAATTGGAGATTATGACGGATTTGTTCATACTGATATTATAAAATATTATTCAAGACATACTCCAACTACCGGGACAACTACAGGTATTGCATTCGCATCTAAAAAGACAAGTACAATGTTACGTGTTGGTAATGACATGTACTACTCCACGAATCAAGGTGCAAGCTGGACAAAGTGTAATAAAAACGGTTTGAGTGGGGTTAAGGGAAGTGTAGCAATATCCTCCGACGGAAAAGTATTCCTGGCCTGTCCTGAAAATTCCTCCACAACTTATAGATCTACTGATAATGGAAATTCATGGACGGCTTGTTCAGGATTAAATATATCCGGAGCTTTTCCTGTTGCAGATGCCGAGAATGCTAACAAGTTTTACGCGTTCAATGAATCTAACGGAGCGATTCTGGTGAGCACAGATGGAGGTATTTCTTTCAGCACTTCAGGAAATGCAGGATCAGGAGGAGCGAGAGTAATTCGTACTACTCCAGGTAAAGAAGGACACTTATGGGTGCCACTTTGGAATGGTCTCGCACGCTCAACAAATTCAGGTCAGTCATTTACAAAAGTTAATAGTGTTACTTATTGCGGTGCGGTAGGTCTGGGTAAAGAAGCTCCAGGCAAAAGCTATCCTACTCTATACATATGGGGGACGATCAATAATGTAATAGGTATTTATCGCTCTATAGATGAAGGGGCAAACTGGGTTAGAGTAAATGATAACGAACATGAGTTCGGAGGACCTGGCAATGCCAAGATGGTGCAGGGAGATATGAATGTATACGGAAGAGTATATATGAGCACTGCCGGAAGAGGCATAGTATATGCTGAAACGGGAACTCCTGATTGTGCAGGAGTAGTAGGCGGTTCAGCTTATCTTGATAATTGTAGTACCTGTGTTGGCGGAACCACCGGAAAACAACCATGTATGGCAGATTGTAACGGAGATTTTGGAGGTACAGCTTTCAAAGATAACTGTGATGTCTGTGTGGGAGGAAAAACAGGCAAAACAGCCTGTGTGAAAGATTGCAATGGTGTTTTTGGTGGAACTGCATTTAACGATAATTGTAATATTTGTGTAGGCGGAAATACTGGTAAAGTGGCCTGCGTAAAAGATTGCCATGGTGAATATGGCGGAAAAGCTTATTTGGACAACTGTCAGACCTGTGTTGGCGGTAGCACGGGGATGACAGCTTGCTCCAAAGATTGTAACGGTGATTGGGGCGGAACGGCTGCATTGGATGTCTGCAATGTATGTGCCGGGGGGAAGACAGGAAAGGTACCTGCCGTGAATCAAAGTGAGTGTACTATCACATCCATTGATAATACTCAATCTGATGAAATGGTATCAATTTACCCAAATCCTTTTAATGCTGATTTTACTATAGCATCAGAAGGGCAATTTAATTATTCGATAATTAATTACACTGGAAATATAGTTTCAGCAGGTATTGCAGAAGGTCAATTGGTATTGGGAGCTGAACTTTCAGCAGGCATGTACCTTGTAAAAGTTGAAAAAGGCGGTAAGACCTCAATCAGCAAGATTGTAAAATACTGA
- a CDS encoding type IX secretion system membrane protein PorP/SprF: MSGFRLIILVIFIIPSFARGQSRSEVPDLFDQFFNNYYLLNPAATDTSYKFKIRGENRTQTGLFEGISKLYADADYKIRDKEGRSQFIGLQAVNFKEGDFINRSRLYGRYSWRTNLSEYSSLSAGVALGIVNYNFRGSQAGAGGSSTVMDGSVGIWYSWKRLYLGIAGQQILRNKLQPINQQFQLDRYWNCNMFYSFQVTQFLDFSPHLYTRLQKGTDNVQLAGIFDIYDLVSAGVNLKYKRGIAFIAGFKNLNIGNSAFSLYASYMAGTNSPSILDDNAVEFYLSFQR, from the coding sequence GTGTCCGGATTCAGACTAATTATATTAGTAATTTTTATTATTCCTTCTTTTGCCAGAGGTCAGTCCCGATCTGAAGTTCCGGATCTCTTCGATCAGTTTTTTAATAATTACTATTTGCTAAATCCTGCAGCTACAGATACAAGCTATAAGTTTAAAATCAGGGGAGAAAACAGAACTCAGACAGGACTTTTTGAGGGTATTAGTAAGCTTTATGCTGACGCAGATTATAAAATAAGAGATAAAGAAGGACGATCTCAATTCATTGGATTGCAAGCCGTAAATTTTAAAGAAGGTGATTTCATAAACAGAAGCAGGCTTTATGGAAGGTATTCCTGGAGAACAAATCTTTCTGAATATTCTTCATTATCAGCTGGTGTGGCTTTAGGAATAGTGAATTACAACTTCAGAGGTTCTCAGGCCGGGGCAGGAGGAAGCTCAACTGTTATGGACGGAAGTGTAGGTATATGGTATAGCTGGAAAAGACTTTATTTAGGAATTGCAGGTCAGCAAATATTAAGGAATAAGCTTCAGCCTATCAATCAGCAGTTTCAGTTGGATCGCTATTGGAATTGTAATATGTTTTATAGTTTTCAAGTCACTCAATTTCTTGACTTTAGTCCGCATTTATATACAAGATTGCAAAAAGGAACTGATAATGTACAGCTCGCAGGCATTTTTGATATTTATGATTTGGTAAGTGCAGGGGTCAATTTAAAGTATAAAAGAGGGATCGCATTTATTGCTGGGTTCAAAAACTTAAATATTGGAAACTCAGCTTTTTCATTATATGCGTCTTATATGGCTGGTACAAATAGCCCTTCAATATTGGATGACAATGCTGTAGAATTTTATCTCAGTTTTCAGCGCTAA
- a CDS encoding RNA polymerase sigma factor, translating to MNKIDSKIIQCIQQGENDPVLDYLYEHTLKKVRRYVLQNNGSLEEASDIFQDAVVIFFNQVKQNKFNQQYGIDGFIFSVSRNLWIDKVRRDKRIQNKDLSLMESEFSDNSDHLGDLITKEKSSAMRLVFERLDEKCQKILRFSIFEKLSMKEISEKMGYASENVAKTNNYRCKQYLQKLVNEDKNLLNLLKH from the coding sequence GTGAATAAAATAGATTCAAAAATTATACAATGTATCCAACAGGGTGAAAATGACCCTGTACTTGATTATCTTTACGAACATACTTTAAAAAAGGTCCGAAGGTATGTTCTTCAGAATAATGGTTCTTTGGAAGAAGCGAGTGATATTTTTCAGGATGCAGTTGTAATCTTTTTTAATCAGGTGAAGCAAAATAAATTTAACCAACAATATGGAATTGACGGTTTTATCTTTTCTGTTTCCCGCAATCTATGGATTGATAAAGTACGGAGGGACAAACGTATTCAAAATAAAGATCTGAGTCTGATGGAAAGTGAATTTTCCGACAACTCTGATCATCTTGGAGATTTAATCACCAAAGAAAAGTCTTCTGCAATGAGATTGGTATTTGAGAGACTGGATGAAAAGTGTCAGAAGATCCTTCGCTTCTCTATATTTGAGAAATTAAGCATGAAGGAAATCAGTGAAAAGATGGGTTATGCAAGTGAAAATGTAGCTAAGACCAATAACTACAGGTGTAAGCAGTATTTGCAAAAACTGGTAAATGAGGATAAGAATCTTTTAAATTTATTAAAGCATTGA
- a CDS encoding SprB repeat-containing protein: MKEGVEYYFEIDQYLNGELSDDALLKFEKALAEDPTFRTEVENQQLLNEVVLGAELDVLRERIKKDIKQLDQKNNTNKWLLGGSLLLLISAAAGIGLSINNKSEKTPSVKNSTEKQVIINNDSFSRSELPLLSENKRANKKDLTIKPNSNKSPERLSDTIQEEQKKETTLKKETNTIILDTLTTNPLPYQKSDPCIGVNINFTVSSTSTCSGASNGEIKVAENSIKGGTAPYSYEFNGSGNFSSLSSYTNLRPGSYVVKVKDQSGCVKEKSVLVSEKECYKKQTFSFSPEFGETLKIPVSSEEPGTLSIYNRAGLLIFKTKTGQGEIAEWTGTDMTGNLAVAGLYVYIVEYSNGQKENGQITVLR, from the coding sequence TTGAAAGAAGGAGTTGAATATTACTTTGAGATTGATCAATACCTCAACGGGGAACTGAGCGATGATGCTTTATTGAAATTTGAAAAAGCTCTTGCTGAAGATCCCACATTTAGAACTGAAGTTGAAAATCAACAATTGCTTAACGAGGTTGTACTTGGCGCTGAGTTAGACGTCCTAAGAGAAAGGATCAAAAAAGACATCAAACAGCTGGATCAAAAAAATAACACTAATAAATGGTTATTGGGAGGTTCACTCCTCTTACTTATTAGTGCAGCTGCTGGAATTGGACTCTCAATCAATAACAAATCCGAAAAGACGCCTTCAGTAAAAAACTCAACAGAAAAGCAGGTAATCATCAATAATGATTCATTCTCTAGAAGCGAATTACCTCTATTATCTGAAAACAAAAGGGCTAATAAGAAAGACCTTACCATAAAACCTAATAGTAATAAATCTCCTGAACGCTTGTCAGATACGATTCAGGAAGAGCAAAAGAAGGAGACAACTCTAAAGAAAGAAACTAATACAATTATATTAGACACTTTAACTACAAATCCACTTCCTTACCAAAAATCAGATCCTTGTATAGGTGTAAATATTAATTTCACAGTATCTTCAACAAGTACTTGTAGCGGAGCTTCCAACGGAGAAATCAAAGTAGCAGAAAACAGCATTAAAGGTGGCACAGCACCCTATTCCTACGAATTTAACGGTAGCGGAAATTTTTCTTCTTTATCAAGTTATACAAATCTAAGGCCGGGCAGCTATGTAGTCAAAGTCAAAGATCAATCAGGCTGTGTGAAAGAAAAATCAGTATTGGTATCCGAAAAAGAATGTTATAAAAAGCAAACATTCAGTTTCAGTCCGGAATTCGGTGAGACTTTGAAAATTCCGGTTTCTTCAGAAGAACCTGGAACACTTTCAATATACAATAGAGCAGGATTGCTTATATTTAAGACAAAAACAGGCCAGGGTGAAATAGCGGAATGGACAGGAACTGATATGACAGGTAATCTGGCAGTAGCTGGATTATATGTTTATATAGTGGAATATTCAAATGGTCAAAAAGAAAACGGACAGATTACGGTATTAAGATGA
- a CDS encoding leucine-rich repeat domain-containing protein — protein MILSNLKIRKLEYKRIFLFIAFVLVGFKVSAQDNLVEIPDENLRAKLEKDYSAYMKDGKLDTIKAKDLYGELNLEYSNINDANGISYFTNVYTLKLGFNHLTTIPDISRLTNLRLLYLYNNNIAELPDLTTLVNLEDFQVYNNQLKKLPALPPPSANLKTLSCGNNQLTEMPDLSGYVNLEILVAGNNPMPVFQNVSALKNLKQLHLNHLGLDTIIGLKDLNFLEVLFIQGNNLKDLSDLKANTTLKVFNVSNNKLSSLPDLLAKFNLDNVNISDNYLTFEDILPLKNHPQFSKFIYTPQKPFIIDQNLELKDQTEPFIYDPKVDATLPVTYQWFKNGIADNTNKSSALTLSPLTPEQSGEYYQEIRLMALPSLVLKSTNLVLTVKPCIELSYKSINILSENCKEGYSIELQGVEYKGGTPPYRFGIKSVTKADTLTLDNFHYNNLEAGIYKFTVNDQFNCKGSTSSFTLQKPKDCQAVFSPNGDGYMDSYFIEVPGKIKILDSGRNLIRELVAPAVWDGTKTDGSMADAGYYAIVVDENKVINITLIR, from the coding sequence ATGATTTTGAGTAACCTTAAAATAAGAAAGTTAGAGTATAAAAGGATTTTCCTTTTTATAGCTTTTGTTTTGGTTGGCTTTAAAGTCAGTGCACAGGATAATCTTGTTGAAATACCTGACGAAAACCTTAGAGCAAAACTTGAGAAGGATTATTCTGCTTATATGAAAGATGGTAAGCTGGATACTATTAAGGCAAAAGATTTATATGGTGAGCTGAATCTGGAATACTCAAACATTAATGATGCTAACGGAATATCTTACTTTACCAACGTCTATACACTCAAATTGGGTTTTAATCACCTTACAACAATTCCGGATATTTCACGACTTACTAATTTGAGATTATTATACCTGTACAATAATAATATCGCGGAATTACCCGATCTGACTACTCTTGTTAATTTAGAGGATTTTCAGGTTTATAATAACCAGCTTAAAAAATTACCGGCTTTACCTCCTCCTTCTGCAAATTTAAAAACTTTGTCATGTGGCAATAATCAATTGACGGAAATGCCTGATCTTTCAGGTTATGTAAATTTGGAAATACTTGTTGCCGGAAATAATCCGATGCCTGTATTTCAAAATGTATCTGCTTTAAAAAATCTTAAACAGCTACATTTAAACCATCTTGGATTAGACACCATCATAGGTCTGAAAGATCTGAACTTTCTGGAAGTATTATTTATACAAGGCAACAATCTGAAAGATCTATCAGACCTTAAAGCTAATACAACTCTAAAAGTCTTTAATGTTTCAAATAACAAGTTATCTAGCCTTCCGGATCTGCTAGCAAAATTCAACTTGGACAACGTGAATATTTCTGATAATTATCTCACGTTTGAAGACATCTTACCTCTTAAAAATCACCCTCAGTTTAGCAAGTTCATTTATACTCCTCAAAAGCCCTTTATAATTGATCAGAACCTAGAGTTGAAAGACCAAACCGAACCTTTCATATATGATCCGAAGGTCGATGCGACGCTACCTGTAACGTATCAATGGTTTAAAAATGGGATTGCTGACAATACCAATAAATCCTCAGCGCTCACTTTATCTCCTCTAACTCCAGAGCAGTCTGGAGAATATTATCAGGAAATAAGATTGATGGCCCTACCTTCACTGGTACTCAAAAGTACTAATTTGGTGTTGACAGTAAAGCCATGTATTGAATTGTCCTATAAATCAATAAATATTCTTTCTGAAAATTGCAAAGAAGGTTATTCAATAGAGTTGCAAGGAGTTGAGTATAAGGGAGGAACTCCACCTTATCGTTTTGGCATCAAATCAGTCACAAAAGCTGATACTCTTACTCTTGATAATTTCCATTACAATAACCTGGAGGCAGGCATATACAAATTTACTGTTAATGACCAGTTTAATTGTAAAGGTTCTACATCATCATTCACCCTTCAGAAACCAAAAGATTGTCAAGCTGTATTCAGTCCCAATGGTGATGGTTATATGGACTCTTATTTTATCGAAGTTCCGGGCAAAATTAAAATACTGGATTCAGGAAGAAATTTAATCAGAGAGCTTGTTGCTCCTGCTGTCTGGGATGGAACAAAAACAGATGGTTCAATGGCAGATGCTGGTTATTATGCTATTGTCGTTGATGAAAACAAAGTAATCAATATTACTTTAATTCGTTAA
- a CDS encoding YdcF family protein has product MKRTFKYLAFAVISLFLTQSIFIAADGLMDDEVKTDCILILGNKVNKDGTLSPRLKARVDKGLQLFRENPSSIIIVSGGLGKEGYYEGTEMKKYLIDRGVPVDNVIADDLGNNTLQTANNYMELSKTHHLSSVTVVSQYYHISRTKHLLKKVGAGQVYGVHADFFEWRDFYSMFRECIAFYKYW; this is encoded by the coding sequence ATGAAAAGAACTTTTAAATATTTAGCATTTGCCGTAATCAGCCTCTTTTTGACACAATCCATTTTTATTGCTGCAGACGGTCTTATGGACGATGAAGTAAAAACGGATTGTATTCTGATACTTGGTAATAAAGTTAATAAAGACGGAACACTTTCTCCGAGATTAAAAGCTCGCGTGGATAAAGGTCTTCAGTTATTTCGTGAAAATCCATCATCAATCATTATTGTTTCCGGTGGTTTGGGCAAGGAAGGGTATTATGAAGGAACTGAGATGAAAAAGTACCTTATTGATCGGGGAGTTCCAGTTGACAATGTAATAGCAGATGATCTTGGAAATAATACTTTACAAACTGCTAATAATTATATGGAGTTAAGTAAGACGCATCATCTGAGTAGTGTTACTGTTGTATCTCAATATTATCATATTTCCCGAACTAAACATTTACTTAAGAAAGTTGGCGCCGGGCAAGTCTATGGTGTCCACGCGGACTTCTTCGAGTGGAGGGATTTTTATTCGATGTTTAGGGAATGTATTGCTTTTTATAAATACTGGTAA
- a CDS encoding YkgJ family cysteine cluster protein, whose product MFKPEEIKEKGKVAEMINKKFFDKLKKISPDQLDKIVHPVHKDVFEEVDCLACANCCKTTSPIFYQADIERVARKLRVKPSEFIDQYLHLDEDNDYVLNSSPCPFLDGENYCLVYESRPTACREYPHTNRKRFRQILSLTLKNTQVCPAVYEIVERLKVKLDFGK is encoded by the coding sequence ATGTTTAAACCGGAAGAAATAAAAGAGAAGGGCAAGGTTGCGGAGATGATTAATAAAAAGTTTTTTGATAAGCTGAAGAAAATTTCTCCAGATCAGCTGGACAAAATCGTGCATCCAGTTCATAAAGATGTTTTTGAAGAAGTAGATTGTCTTGCCTGTGCAAATTGTTGCAAAACCACAAGCCCTATATTTTATCAGGCAGATATTGAAAGGGTAGCAAGGAAACTAAGAGTGAAGCCTTCTGAATTTATAGATCAATATTTGCATTTGGATGAAGATAATGATTATGTATTGAATTCCTCCCCATGTCCTTTTCTTGATGGGGAGAATTATTGTCTGGTCTATGAATCAAGACCTACGGCTTGCAGAGAGTATCCTCATACCAATAGAAAAAGATTCCGTCAGATCCTTAGCCTTACTCTTAAAAATACTCAGGTTTGTCCAGCTGTCTATGAAATTGTAGAAAGACTGAAAGTAAAACTGGATTTTGGTAAATAG
- a CDS encoding Gfo/Idh/MocA family oxidoreductase yields MSIKPINTAIAGYGAAGEFYHAPFIASSPEFKLTNVQERHKEQSKLKFPEVKVLRTFSELTNDPEIELIVITTPNEFHFSMAKEAMEKGKHVVVDKPITVTSGDAEQLIKISKETGKILTVYQNRRLDAGLLTIKKIKEENGFGKIRHYEAHFDRFRPAIKDSWREKETPGGGLLYDLGVHLLDQTIYLWGRPQTITAKIERQRPDAVVDDFFEITLQYSGFKAVVKAGMLVEEKTPQLYVEGSKLTYFRYDLDPQEAALKQGLFPRDAAWEKETVPTPGFVRNTDCEESEYPSERGNYPYFYRNLAQAIRNGGELLVKPEEAHYVIKLIELAKVSSEEKITIDLSNV; encoded by the coding sequence ATGTCAATAAAGCCGATCAATACAGCAATAGCGGGATATGGAGCCGCAGGTGAATTTTATCATGCACCTTTTATCGCAAGTTCACCTGAATTTAAATTAACCAATGTTCAGGAAAGACATAAAGAACAATCAAAGCTGAAGTTCCCAGAAGTGAAGGTGCTCAGAACTTTCTCAGAATTAACAAATGATCCTGAAATAGAATTGATCGTTATTACAACTCCCAATGAGTTTCATTTTTCAATGGCCAAAGAAGCTATGGAGAAGGGGAAACATGTAGTAGTAGATAAGCCAATAACCGTTACTTCTGGTGATGCCGAGCAGTTAATTAAAATTTCTAAAGAGACAGGAAAGATCCTTACCGTATATCAAAACAGAAGACTTGATGCGGGTTTGCTTACAATTAAAAAGATAAAAGAAGAGAACGGTTTCGGAAAAATCAGGCACTATGAAGCACACTTTGATCGTTTTCGTCCTGCGATTAAAGATTCCTGGAGAGAGAAAGAAACCCCTGGAGGCGGCTTGCTATATGATCTTGGAGTACATTTGCTGGATCAGACGATTTATCTTTGGGGAAGACCGCAGACAATTACTGCAAAGATTGAAAGACAAAGACCAGACGCTGTAGTAGATGATTTCTTTGAGATAACTCTTCAGTATAGCGGATTCAAAGCTGTAGTAAAGGCAGGCATGCTTGTAGAAGAAAAAACACCTCAGCTTTATGTGGAAGGCTCTAAATTAACTTACTTTCGTTATGATCTGGACCCACAGGAAGCTGCTCTGAAACAGGGATTGTTCCCAAGAGATGCTGCATGGGAAAAAGAAACTGTTCCTACTCCAGGATTTGTCAGAAATACGGATTGTGAAGAATCTGAATATCCTTCTGAAAGAGGAAATTATCCTTATTTCTACAGGAACCTTGCACAGGCTATCAGAAATGGGGGGGAGCTGCTAGTAAAACCCGAAGAAGCCCATTATGTGATTAAGCTGATTGAGCTCGCCAAGGTAAGCAGTGAAGAAAAAATAACTATTGATTTAAGTAATGTTTAA